The Planifilum fulgidum DNA segment GAGACGGGATCGAGGGCGACCAGATCCTCCCTTCCCACCTCCTTGAGCGAAGCCTTTCCCAGGGCGGCGGCGGCCAGTTTCATCTCCTTCACCAACGACTGCAAGAAACGGGCGGCGAAGACGGCCCCCTCATCCACATCGTACAACTCCCTCTTTTCCCCCGTGTAAAAGGCCAATTCGGTGGGCGGTTCCCAGGGCAAAACCTTCTGGGAACCCTGGGTGTGGCTGGAGGCAAACAGGAGAGGAGAACCGAGGGCGACCGCATCCGCCCCCAGGGCCAAGGCCTTGAGGCACTCCCCGGGCGTGTGGATCCCCCCGGAGACGATCAGGCTCACCCGGCCCCGCTTCTTCCGTTTCTCCAGATATTCCACCGCACGGCACAAACCGATCACCGTCGGCAGCCCCACATCATCCTGGAGAATGGGAGGTGTCCCCTTGGTGGCCGCTTGGGCGCCGTCCAGCGTGACGAAATCCACCCCCGCGTACAGGGCGATTTCCAGATCCTCCTCCACACGGCCGATGGCCAGTTTCATCCCGATGGGAACCCCCTTGGTGAGGGAGCGCAGCTCCTGGACCAACCGGCGCCAATCGCCCTTCCGGGACACCCCCGGAAACCGGGAGCGGATCTCCGCTTCCCCGTCGGGCGCCACCCCCATCAGCCGGGCCGCCTTTCCCCGCAGGTGCTTGGCGGGAACCTGACTGGGCGCCCCCGCCGATGAGCCCTGCCCGATGTGGATCTCGATCATGTCCGCTTGTTTCAGAATCTCGGGATCTTTGGCCCATTCGGCCCGGCTGTACTGGATGATGTACTTGTTCGCCTCCCGGAGCTCCTCGGGGAGAACGGGACCTTCGCCGGAGTTGGCGGCCGTCCCTGCCATGTTGGCCGCCTTGACCAAGGCCAACTTCACCTTTTCGGACAAGGCCAAACCGTACGCCATCCCGCTTATGATGAGCGGGATCTTAAGCTCCAGCGGTCGCCTGGCCCTCGGACCGATCACCGTCCGGGTATCCACCTTTTCCGCATCCTTCAGGGGCAGCCGGTCCATCTGGCAGGGAAGAAACATGATTCCTTCAAAATGGGGGAATTTCTTGGGGCTTCCCAAGGGACGCTTCAGGATTTTTCCGCTGTCGGCCCTCAGGCTGTTCTCCACCAGGATTTGGGGATCGATGCGCTGGAAGAGGGAAACCATCGTCATGATGTTTCTGTAGTAGGTCTCCGTTTCCGTCAGGGCCAACCCCGTGTCCACCAGTTTTTCGATGGTCGGCCGGACCAGAAGCAGGACGGCCGCGGCAACGATCAAAGCGGCGGCGGCGACGCCCGCCGTCATCCAGACGAAGGTCACCTCCATCCCTCCCATCCCCACCTTTTCTTCCCCTTTATCATCCCCTTCCCCCGAAAAAACTTGAGGAATTCATCTTTTCCCGCAAAAAGCGAAAAACTAGGATCGAAACAGCCAGAGACCAAAAAAAGGACGGAGAAAGCATGGATGTGTTTGTTTCGGCCCTGCTCGCCGCGCTTCTCGTCGCCCTGGCCGCCGGAGTCTTTCTGGTTTTCCTGTACCGGCCGATCCTCAAAGGAGTGACGGGGTTCGTCCTCCGCCTGCTCCTCACCGAATCCTACGCGAAAAACATGTGGGAATTCGTCTCCTCTGTCCGCCGGTTCAAACCCCTGAAGATCGCCGAAGGAGGTCTGCGGGCGGAATACGGGGAAATTTTGTCCCGTCCCCTGGGCACTCCCAAAAAATTGGCCGGTTTTGAGGGATTGATCTTCCTGCCAGCCCAACTGGCCACCCTCACCACCCGCGAAACCCACAAGGTGGACACCCGGACGGTGATCGGCCCGCAGGCGAAACGGCCCTTGCGGCTGGAGATTCCGTTATTGATCAGCGGCATGGGGGCGGGTGTTCCCCTGACGGAACCCGTCAAAATCGCCCTGGCCAAAGGAGCCTCCCTGGCCGGAACCGCGACCAACACCGGACAGGGACCGCTGCTTCCGGAAGAGCGCAAAGCGGCCGACAAACTGATCCTGCAATACAGTCGCGCTCCCTGGGCCAAAACATCGGAGGAACTGAAACAGGCGGACATGGTGGAAATCGCCGTGGGCGGGGGAGGAGACGCGGGTTCCCCCCAGGTGATTCCCTCGCGCCGGCTTTCCGGACGGCTGCGCCGTCTGATGGGATTGAATCCCGATGAAGATGCGCGGATTGGCTCCCGCGTTCCGGGGGTGGAACATCCCGACGACTGGCCGAAGCTGGTGAAAAAGCTGCGGGAAGAAACCGGAGGCGTGCCGATCGGGGTGAAGATCCTCCCGTCCCGGGTGGAGGAGGATATCGACCGGGCCCTCGAGGCGGGCGTCGATGTGATCACCATCGACGGCGCCCAGGCGGGAACGGGGGAATCGGCCACCATCGTCCAGGATGATTTCGGCCTTCCCACCATCCGGGGGCTGTGCCGCGCCGTGGAACACCTGGAAAAGCGCCATGCCAGGCAGAGGGTCAGCTTGATCGTCTCCGGCGGGCTGTATACCCCCGGTGATTATCTGAAGGTCCTCGCCCTCGGGGCCGATGCCGTCGCCCTGGGAACCGCCGTCCTGTTTGCGGCCCTTCACACCCAAATCACCAAGGTTCTCCCCTGGGAACCCCTGACCCAGCTGATCTGGTCCGGCGGATCCTCCGCCGGACAATTTGATGTGGAAAAAGCCTCCAAATACGTCGCCAATTTCCTCAACGCCTCGGTGGAGGAGATGAAACTGGCGGTCATCTGCCTTGGAAAAAAAGCCGTCTCCGAAGTGGGCCGCGAAGACCTCGTCGCCCTCGATCCCGAAACCGCCCGGTTGACCGGAATCCCCCTGGCCTACGGGCGGGAGGATTCCGTCCGGACCCAGCGGGAAAAAGCCCCGCAACCCTCCCTTTAGATCAAGAAAAAGCCCACCCGAACAACCGGCTCACATTCCTTTCATCCTTCCATCCGGTGAACATACAGCAGCCACGCGACGGCGATGACGGCGACAAAGCTCAGCATTCCGCTCAGGGCCAGGAAGGGATCGGCCCAAGAACAACCGGGGACATGAGCCCGGTCACCTGGGAACGGACCGTCCATGTAAACTGCTCCAAAGCCCTTCTCAAGGAGATTCTCCCCTGAACATGGGCCGGAACCGCCTCCTGGAACAGGGTCAGTACCGGGGGGACGGCACAAAAGGCCACAGCCCCTCCCAGGGCTGCGGCAGCCATCCCTCCGATCGGCGCCAAACCGGCCACTGCCTGAAACAGGGAGGCGACGGCAAGGGAATGGTTTCCACGGGTGTCAATTTCAATCCAAAATACTTCTTGCACTTCTTCGCGATCTGTATGCCGTTCCTGCTCACCAGCCCCAACTGATGAAGAATCGGATATTTGGACGGGACTTCCCTCGGTTCGCCGAAAATTCAAGACCGTTTCCGATCTTTTGGGGGTGGAAACGGAAGCGCCTTCTTTTCGAC contains these protein-coding regions:
- a CDS encoding FMN-binding glutamate synthase family protein: MDVFVSALLAALLVALAAGVFLVFLYRPILKGVTGFVLRLLLTESYAKNMWEFVSSVRRFKPLKIAEGGLRAEYGEILSRPLGTPKKLAGFEGLIFLPAQLATLTTRETHKVDTRTVIGPQAKRPLRLEIPLLISGMGAGVPLTEPVKIALAKGASLAGTATNTGQGPLLPEERKAADKLILQYSRAPWAKTSEELKQADMVEIAVGGGGDAGSPQVIPSRRLSGRLRRLMGLNPDEDARIGSRVPGVEHPDDWPKLVKKLREETGGVPIGVKILPSRVEEDIDRALEAGVDVITIDGAQAGTGESATIVQDDFGLPTIRGLCRAVEHLEKRHARQRVSLIVSGGLYTPGDYLKVLALGADAVALGTAVLFAALHTQITKVLPWEPLTQLIWSGGSSAGQFDVEKASKYVANFLNASVEEMKLAVICLGKKAVSEVGREDLVALDPETARLTGIPLAYGREDSVRTQREKAPQPSL
- a CDS encoding FMN-binding glutamate synthase family protein — encoded protein: MGGMEVTFVWMTAGVAAAALIVAAAVLLLVRPTIEKLVDTGLALTETETYYRNIMTMVSLFQRIDPQILVENSLRADSGKILKRPLGSPKKFPHFEGIMFLPCQMDRLPLKDAEKVDTRTVIGPRARRPLELKIPLIISGMAYGLALSEKVKLALVKAANMAGTAANSGEGPVLPEELREANKYIIQYSRAEWAKDPEILKQADMIEIHIGQGSSAGAPSQVPAKHLRGKAARLMGVAPDGEAEIRSRFPGVSRKGDWRRLVQELRSLTKGVPIGMKLAIGRVEEDLEIALYAGVDFVTLDGAQAATKGTPPILQDDVGLPTVIGLCRAVEYLEKRKKRGRVSLIVSGGIHTPGECLKALALGADAVALGSPLLFASSHTQGSQKVLPWEPPTELAFYTGEKRELYDVDEGAVFAARFLQSLVKEMKLAAAALGKASLKEVGREDLVALDPVSAQITGLPLI